A genomic segment from Anopheles maculipalpis chromosome X, idAnoMacuDA_375_x, whole genome shotgun sequence encodes:
- the LOC126567688 gene encoding uncharacterized protein LOC126567688 yields the protein MIRCPYIHEMHERLLGPTPRRPLPISFPPLAKPEVMDRESDCLLDSRPESRQIVGTVVKLNPDGFGAHTTSTHHHPHHHHGQQQQQQQQQPHHRTPLVPCNGTDDDEERTGGHHRLRDGIGTVTSTISDSDDDGIHLRTHLRKIIEGRKPKNAKTSLFIVTSLVYAMLLIVVCVAYVISDVTTHRLPVIYYEGFFTYLYGASILFLLYVFCFLLQESSCCNGKPKPPKEKKPKKEKKSKKNADVEAGKEGKDGKESTAAKDGAGKSAKEESKGKGSSTKASSYQYSKKQEVYPKKKRDQLRESRRDSATSSTPAAAAAAVVTASPSGTPGTPISPCVSLSSTPAKRRDIRPEQVRYRAEPCWVQEATPNPEAAMSPRFKRKTTQDPAHGSFFLRVGAIAFGLGTMIYTGLEFGSFFEIPFTSPCHQILRGVNPLLQMIFTFMQMYFIFMNARLNIHRFKVLARFGLMHIVATNICVWIRTLVLESLKEITAYHQRRGPEPEDSVILENIRQHTLRNAGMVMGTDLGPSGDTEWEPLSVNLNAQEDLLSQDASSVLSKIVQGTAHTITEAATTLVTAVTSTSTAAPTTTTSSSTSTPSTTTTTTSTTTPTTTLAWIEPNTGSTTTTSTTARGLLERLRDVVATETTTPYETPSDHFGTGHAMSTSNVANATTATPSTGSSFLDSFMDHVNYLQRNNSLDQTYESLDSLFPSAFIATSTAVSTNATAVSCGRVNIMGTIVQDSAPYLYPFIIEYSLIGAAVIYVMWKHIGRYPKFTNEEDLEHRLEVMLSRRAVVMAQQARTGRVDCVGASKGLFFGLLLLVGSLICLILFFVLVRHPQLSLLAIYLADVSHCALMVLAIFAIIIGFIRVQNLKFRCEEQSNLNDILLRISAFGLFVYSTFSVIAGSLNAFESEPNLLVMVTGIVAVVQVVIQLLFIADVSRRRVHLPEHDRIKPGRQIVTFLLICNISMFAIYTFEAQKVFANPVQLDFYGFIAWSLIQRVTLPLCIFHRFHSAVTLAEVWKTTYKARLE from the exons ATGATACGCTGTCCATACATTCATGAGATGCATGAACGTTTGCTAGGACCAACGCCGAGACGACCGCTCCCAATATCATTTCCACCGCTCGCCAAACCGGAAGTAATGGATCGCGAAAGTGACTGTCTGCTGGACAGCCGTCCCGAAAGTCGCCAAATCGTCGGCACGGTCGTCAAGCTTAATCCGGACGGGTTCGGTGCGCACACCACCTCCACCCACCATCaccctcatcatcatcatgggcagcagcagcagcagcagcagcaacagccgcacCACCGAACGCCGCTAGTGCCTTGCAATGGGACGGACGACGATGAGGAGCGTACCGGGGGGCATCACCGGCTGCGGGACGGGATCGGTACCGTGACCAGCACGATCAGTGACTCGGACGATGACGGTATCCATCTGCGGACGCATTTGCGCAAGATCATCGAGGGACGCAAACCGAAAAATGCCAA AACCTCACTGTTCATAGTCACCAGTCTAGTCTACGCGATGCTGCTAATCGTCGTGTGCGTCGCGTACGTTATCAGCGACGTCACCACGCACCGTCTGCCTGTGATCTACTACGAGGGCTTCTTTACCTATCTGTACGGTGCGAGCATACTGTTCCTGCTGTACGTGTTCTGCTTCCTGCTGCAAG AGAGTTCCTGCTGCAACGGCAAACCGAAACCACCGAAGGAGAAGAAaccgaagaaggaaaagaaatcgaaaaagaaTGCCGATGTGGAGGCGGGAAAGGAGGGCAAGGATGGAAAGGAGTCGACCGCCGCCAAGGATGGTGCGGGCAAATCGGCCAAGGAAGAGTCGAAAGGCAAAGGGTCGTCCACTAAAGCTAGTTCCTATCAG TACTCGAAAAAACAGGAAGTgtacccgaaaaaaaagcgcgaTCAGCTGCGCGAATCACGCCGCGATTCGGcgacatcatcaacaccagcagcagcagcagcagcagtagtaacagcatcaccatcagGCACACCAGGAACACCGATCTCGCCGTGCGTCAGTCTATCGTCTACACCGGCCAAACGGAGAGACATCCGGCCCGAACAGGTCCGATATCGGGCAGAACCATGCTGGGTGCAG GAGGCCACACCCAATCCGGAAGCTGCTATGTCTCCAAGGTTTAAGCGCAAAACTACTCAGGATCCAGCTCACGGCAGTTTCTTCCTGCGTGTCGGTGCAATCG CATTCGGTCTTGGTACGATGATCTACACTGGTTTGGAGTTTGGATCATTCTTCGAGATCCCGTTCACCTCACCTTGCCATCAGATACTGCGAGGTGTCAACCCACTGCTGCAGATGATCTTTACCTTTATGCAGATGTACTTTATCTTTATGAATGCGCGG CTGAACATTCATCGCTTCAAGGTGTTGGCACGGTTCGGCTTGATGCATATAGTCGCGACAAACATTTGCGTCTGGATTCGCACGCTGGTACTTGAATCGCTGAAGGAAATTACTGCCTACCATCAACGCCGTGGACCAGAACCGGAGGACTCGGTAATTCTGGAGAACATCCGCCAGCATACTCTACGCAATGCCGGCATGGTGATGGGGACGGATCTAGGCCCTAGTGGCGATACCGAATGGGAACCGCTCAGCGTTAATCTGAACGCTCAGGAAGATCTGCTGTCTCAGGACGCATCCAGTGTGCTGTCAAAGATTGTGCAGGGTACTGCGCATACTATTACGGAGGCAGCGACTACACTGGTAACTGCCGTTACGTCCACCTCAACCGCCGCACCAACCACGACGACTTCGTCCTCTACCAGCACGCCCTCCACAACAACCACGaccacctccaccactacCCCAACGACAACGCTCGCCTGGATTGAACCGAACACTGGgtcgaccaccaccaccagcactacCGCCCGCGGTCTGCTCGAACGTCTGCGCGACGTAGTAGCGACGGAGACGACCACGCCGTACGAAACGCCGTCGGATCATTTCGGTACCGGACACGCAATGTCTACGTCGAACGTGGCCAACGCAACGACCGCCACACCCTCGACCGGATCCTCGTTCCTGGACTCGTTCATGGATCACGTGAACTATCTCCAGCGCAACAACAGTCTCGACCAGACGTACGAAAGCCTGGACTCACTGTTTCCTTCCGCATTTATCGCCACCTCCACTGCCGTCTCGACCAACGCAACTGCGGTTAGCTGCGGAAGGGTTAACATCATGGGTACGATTGTGCAGGATTCGGCCCCGTACCTGTACCCGTTCATCATCGAGTACTCGCTGATCGGTGCTGCCGTCATCTACGTTATGTGGAAGCATATTGGACGCTACCCGAA GTTCACCAATGAGGAAGATTTGGAGCACCGTCTGGAGGTGATGTTGTCCCGCCGTGCCGTCGTGATGGCGCAGCAGGCTCGTACCGGTCGTGTCGATTGTGTCGGTGCATCCAAAGGGCTATTCTTCggcttgctgctgctcgttggTTCGCTCATCTGTCTCATCCTGTTCTTCGTGCTCGTCAGACATCCGCAGCTTTCCCTGTTGGCTATCTATCTGGCGGATGTTTCCCACTGTGCTTTAATGGTACTGGCAATCTTCGCTATCATCATCGGCTTCATCCG cgTACAAAATCTGAAGTTCCGCTGCGAGGAACAGAGCAACCTGAACGATATACTGCTGCGCATATCCGCGTTCGGTCTGTTCGTCTACTCAACGTTCAGCGTGATTGCCGGTTCGCTCAATGCGTTCGAAAGCGAACCGAACCTGCTGGTGATGGTGACGGGCATCGTCGCTGTGGTACAGGTCGTCATACAGCTGCTGTTCATTGCGGACGTTTCGCGCCGACGCGTCCACCTGCCGGAGCACGATCGCATTAAGCCGGGCCGCCAGATTGTAACGTTCTTGCTGATCTGCAACATCTCCATGTTCGCCATCTACACGTTCGAGGCGCAGAAAGTGTTTGCTAATCct GTGCAATTGGACTTCTACGGCTTCATTGCTTGGTCGCTGATTCAGCGCGTCACCTTGCCGCTGTGCATCTTCCACCGTTTCCACAGTGCGGTCACGCTAGCAGAAGTCTGGAAAACTACCTACAAGGCACGTCTCGAGTAA